CGACAAAAAACGCGCGCACTTCACCGACGACGTCGCGGTAGGCCGGATTCGACTGCATCGTCTGTGGCGTCCCCTGCATGTGCATGCAGATGTAACCCGCCTTCGTTTCTCCGACCACACGCCACATTTCATCGTCGGCCCGGTTTGCCGCGATGTCGTTCACGATGCTGGCGCCGGCCCGCAGCGCCGCCCGCGCCACCGCCGATTTTTGCGTGTCAATGGAAAGCGGAACTTTCGCCTGCGCCGCCAGCCGCTCAACCACCGGCAGCACCCGTCTCAATTCCTCTGTTTCGCTGACCGGCTCCGCGTCGGGCCGGGTTGATTCCCCGCCCACATCAATGATTTCCGCCCCCTGGGCGATCAGTTTCAAACCGTGCGCAACGGCCGCCGCCGCGTCCATGAACTGGCCGCCATCGGAAAACGAATCGGGTGTCACGTTCACGACGCCCATGATCATCGCCGGGCGGGGAAACTGAAATTCAAACTTGCAGGCGCGGAAAATCATGACGTTTGCGATTACGCTGGCCCGGCGTAGAAGGACGGACCGCCGGCTTCTCGGAATTCACACGCAGGGTTCAGCGTTTGATCAACTGCCTCACGCCGTCCACCAGCCGCCGCGCGATGGCGCGGACCAGCTCGTCCGGCACTCCCATCCGCGGGTCCGAGCTCTGGCTCAGCATGTGGCACTGATCGTTGACGTAATCAATCAGCACAAATTCACCGGACCCGGTCAGCGCGATTTCACTCGAAAAGAACCTCATCCCGGTCAATTCCGCGATCCGGTGAACGATGTCCCGCAACGGCGTGAGCTCGAGCTGCTGTTCCTCGGTTGGGGTCGGCAAACGGTAACGGTCCGTGAAACAATTCCACCAGCAGCTCCAGACCGAGCCGAACACGTAAAACACGCGAAAGTAAACCGGCTCGCCGTTCTGCGTCTTCGGAACGATGCGACGCTGCAGCAGATAATGCCGGTCCGGCCAGACAGAGATCGAACGCGCGATGTCTTTTTCGTTCACGGCATCCATGATGACCCCGCGCCGGCCGTAGCCCATGGCCGGCTTGATCACGAACGGCGTGCCCAGCGCCGCGCGGTCCGCTTCTGACAAGAGAAAGCCGCCGGCCTGCTCGCGCGGAACGATCACCGTGAATGGCAGTTGGAAACCGGCGGCCAGCAGCCGGAGATGCAGCCGCGCCTTGTCG
This Candidatus Angelobacter sp. DNA region includes the following protein-coding sequences:
- the folP gene encoding dihydropteroate synthase codes for the protein MIFRACKFEFQFPRPAMIMGVVNVTPDSFSDGGQFMDAAAAVAHGLKLIAQGAEIIDVGGESTRPDAEPVSETEELRRVLPVVERLAAQAKVPLSIDTQKSAVARAALRAGASIVNDIAANRADDEMWRVVGETKAGYICMHMQGTPQTMQSNPAYRDVVGEVRAFFVERLERLRRAGVEAGQVALDPGIGFGKTLEHNLQLLAGLGRFTNLNRPVLVGVSRKSFIGKLLGTEVDGRLPAALACAALAVEAGVRMIRTHDVAETLQAVRTTEAVLTRSK